cggaaaaaggtgacaaacagacaggccgtaggagcaaaaccccaacccagacagatagactcgaaacaggacatgaataaaatggaatttggagacaacattcgaggagttaccccaaagtattcaaaaacctcaacaaagaaaggggtaaaaggaagcggtagaccaaattcgctctgcttcaggaaaaacactatactacgaacctcttggggatctactaaaccaggagggcgagggtaaggaagaactatcctctcatttggaagaggtgctcggataagatacaacggagtatctaaaagcctccgggaaatgtgattagttatgttggaaggggtaatatgcgactcaaggtcaaaaacatcaggaagctttaaacttgccatagaagaacaaggaagcgtacctgagaacacgatggGATGAAAGAAGAAACGTAGAAGGAATTGCAGGGAGACAGAGAGCAACCAAGCGCTAGTTCTTCAaaggacagaaggaattcgaaaagaaagaaagaaaggctaTTATGAGGCAAAGCGTCGatactgaacagttttgtcttggagcagtgcgatcattaattgttctcgaagtttaccctctcgacGGTTAGGTAACAACCGGCgagacggtaaaggggcaaaaggatgatcgctgggcttcttTACATTTATCAAAGGCCAAGTATATGATGACAGTCCATCATTTAAGAGCCCATTTGCCACCCACATAATACAGGCCCAACCcatcagtcagagcaacttagcctactacttcaccatccctatggtaaatgccgaggacacagaggggcaagttatgaaaagactcaaaagtacaagcaaatgggagcatgataaaggtcagattTGTGCATCACTTAAAAATTACAAGATTTGATTTACCGCTATTAAACAAAGGGTGGGAGATCGGAAAGGAGCGCCAAAAGCACCTCGGAGTCATACaaagctgagagcttagagttcaactcatcagaagccgagctcagaggtcggattagtccagcccGGACAGCACgacttgagagctcggccagctaaaggaaactccgagctcatttcactaagcaaGGACAGAACTCTCAGGTCGGTCAATTCCGCTCGGACAACATAACCTGAGAGCCCGGacggatgaaggagactcaaagctcaattcatcgaaATAAAGACCGACctcacaggtcggtcagacGGTCCAGTTCGAAAACTTGAAAGCCCAGTTGactaagtggatccggagttcaacccatcagagctcgcagataggttagattagctcgggaaaaagcaggacagagctcagttggttaaaattataaggcgagcaatctgaagtatttcacacatgataaaaagagaacagcttaagcatgagagcaaaacaagaacttcattaaaagaaaagcacattacagcacgttacaaaggcctacactacgggatgaaagactatccttaaagaatTTACATATCCAGATACTTCCTCATCTGCGACTATCACCTATCCTATTATTCTAGTCTTCAGCTCGGAGGACTTCTCGTAGCTCGGAATGAGAGTTtctcagaaaaggccaagatctgtctcgctatcacaggggaactgaacaagttgattcccataagcatttctcactgttcccttGGGCGAACATCCGGTTACCcaaatgtgatgcacggtacattcgaacaagctcagatatggtATGCCGACCGTGCACCACGcttgaaaaacataagtcttcgaggctatggccccgaagagatcgtgaagtacacattcgaaaaaatcgctggagacctgactgaatgcagcagatcccagcctcacgtaatactggtacttcacaccaaagggaataataatactggtacttcacaccaaaaggAACAACGAGCTGAGCGCCGGTGCCactcccatttatatcaaaagaggacaacaggggcatcgaggaaatcccctttttctctgcggaaaaaggcgaagttagagcgaacccctcaacagcccagaacttctctggagcccggacaacaagcagaggaggaggccggccagacgacctgggtaaagcagtttcagcagcttCCCGAATGGTCCCATCCTTCGGCTGCCATACCAGAAGGATCTCCAATGCACCATCCAgacgccttagaggtaacatcaaattttcaagaattttatactgacccatttttatttcaggaactgcaaaaaatttcaaaaaagagacaagtcagaaacaattctcccttaagatgataagagcaaaatcaaagcaaacctctggggcacaaggcaatctgttcgaagaaggcgtcgaatagacctgccacagataaaacaagaatttctcatttcaacagaaggctcaagaatgaagaaaagctggcgCTGATATATACTTGGAGCCTGTGGACTTAGTACGGGGCAGAGctacactagactctaagcCAGCGATATCAGATTCTTAAAAGATATTcacggaaaaggaaagaaaggagatgtccagataatgatgacaagaaagtaaaggcggcagaggacaaggagaatagagaaaagacagaaagaggaaagagcagatagaattcagaaactgcgcaacgactgaaagatgaaaggatgttattaaggcacctgaacccgaacagacgcgatcataatagttcttggtattcaccccctcggcagttggagcaataactgccgagaaggtgaaggggcaattgatgactgctgaattccttcaccccggaccaggggcttgaccacagcccaaggcccatgacgtagaggcccacacacacctgatatatataacaagcctggctcatccaaccttcaaagccgggctcgacccatcttcctcactcaagccggcccggcccgcacgaagcaggccctctccactcaggcttagcatccggcccaactctcagcccagTCCAAGATCCAGAATAATATTCActagacagcctggcagatccgctcgaacgtacgcacgaggagaatcagaggccgttatgcatggagcatgcggctgataccctagtacctccgaatccgcatggcagagacgcgtggcccaatcctggagagacctttacacgtcaccagcaggCAAgataatgtataaaagaggagtcccctcctcagaaagcttaagccttattcagtaatacaaaacccttgtaaaaccctattctattggatctcagatcatcaacagGAAAATCAAAATATGACAACAGTAACTTGTTGCCTCCATCATGAATGCAACTGGAAAATGGAATGACAGCAGTAGCTGTACCAAAATTTTTATGATGGCATCCCAACCGCCTATCACATTATTACATATATTGTACAGATATGAAACAGTAATAATTTTTGCCTCTTGTTTATTCCATTACTCCCCTGTTCTGATATTCTGCAAAGGAAATAAATTATCacatgctttaaaataaaatacgcCAGCTGctcaaaaatcaaattttaatttacacTGGCCCCCTAAAGTTCCACAATCTTTATAAGCATCTTAGCAAGAGaggaaaaataaactaaaacaaaaTAGTCACCCTAAAAAGGTTCTTAACAtactaagaaaaataatttgtcTCACACCCAATTGCAAAGTGAGTGTGGAAATGGAGATACAATGTACAGATGCCAACAAACAACAGTTAGATTCCACATTATACCGATTAGCCAACCAACTGCATAACCCAAGCAAACATGCAAATATGAGGACTTCATTCAGTTGACAAGTTACTATACTGCCAAGGATTGAATTCGATTGACTGGACATCAACCTCCACTATGCTGTCTGAGTTGTCCACAACAGCCCTATGTTCAGCGTATTTACCGTTGTACTGGTAAACTTCCAAGTCACCCCATGGAGTTGGGGTAACCTCATCAGTCATATCAAACCATCTTGGTGCAAATTTATGGCCTTTAGCCTCTCGTTCTCTTTTTTCGGCTCTCTGCCTTTCCTCCAAACTGACATTAGAAAGCAAAAGGCAAACCTTTAAACTTCAAAATTAAGTAATCTTGCAGCAGATTTAATTCTAGACATTATTCAAGTGATAAAAAGgctgcagagagagagagagacctgCTCTTTCCAGAGCCAGCTTTTGATAGATCACCCTTTTCAAGTGCTAATCTATCAGGACGCAGGCGAGAATCAGATGCTAGCAACTTCCTTGGAGCTGTGTCAAAACTGTTAATTTTATGTGCAAAATACGTATACTGAAATTTATCATTTGCTGGAGCATCAGCAACATGCCACACCTGCAgagcaaaattaaataaaaactcaAAATGAGTAATAGTTCCAAGTGAAACGTTTTATTAAGGAGTCCAAACATCAGCAAACCCAGAGCTAGGTGCATTTTTAGTTACCAAAGAATAATCTATCTATCACAAATATTCAGGTAAGCACTGTCAATCCAATCACCATCATCATCCTTAAAAGTAGAGTTCCTTTTGTGCTAGtggaatataaatttaaattgaaaaaaaaaatgactcGCAATTCATCTATAATCCAATAGTCCATTTGCAAAAATAGCATGTGTTTcctatttcaaaaatttaagtccaactataaaaagagaaaatttgTTGTGAATGGTCAAACTTGTTTGGCAGAGTATTTTAGCAAAAACAGTATTCTGAAAGCATGTTCTTGAAGTACCCTGTTTACTGTTTAGGGGAACAGGAAAATAATTTCTTTGCAGTTCTTCTGAAACATATTTCATGGTGGCAGATAGAAAAACAAATTCTCAGTAGACGATATTCTGAAACAATACAATATTCCAATAAACTTTTAATGAGCTCCCTGCAACTAAAGTGACTATTGCACTCCAAGGAAGGTGACAAGCTGTAATCATAACAGAATCTAAGTCATCATCCAAGTTGATATATCAAGATGCTAAATGCAAAAAATTGCatcataaacctaaacatactAGTTACTTGACTTTTGTTTCACATCAAATAAAAactgaaaaggaaaacaaagcaGCATATGGTAAAAGAAGTTCTTGCCTCTTTCAATTCTGAGCCTGGAAGAGGTTCTCCTTCCATATCACATGGTTGATAGCTCATTGACTCATTCCATTTCCCCGTCATCAATATTTTGGGCTCTTCAGCGGCATTATAAACATATCCATCCACCTCATAGCGACCAGCACTGGAATCAAGCATAATTATTCATTCACCACCAGCAGGTTAAGTTAATGGAAATTAAATGCAAGAATGGTAGAGATCTTGAGAAAACAAAATTTGAGGATATGAAGCCAACATCATCCAAGCTCCCAAACCCTACCCCAAaccttctatatatatatatatataggagaACAAATAgatgaataaaaaatacttcAAACTCATTGAACCTGAACATGGTATAACCAATTCAAATTAAGCATTTCCAGCCTTGTATCATAGCTTCACTTCAATTGAAAACAGAAGTCAttatggagagagagagagagagagagagagagagagaggagagtgGAAGGACAATGAGAGTGTAAAGTCTAAATACGAGTCCAACTTTATTAAAGCCGAACACTAAACTTCAAGCCATTCCCAAAATTTCCATTTTTCTGAAATGCGAAGGTAACTATGTCACAATAATACATTCATCAAACACCTATATTTAATACATAGATGAAGAGAATGGAATCTTAAAATTAGAAAGAGATAGAAATAGGTGATTACCCAAACCAGCCACATGGTTGAAAATATAGAACAACTTTATCTCCGGTAGTCAAATTCGTCATTATCATCTCCCCAGGTGAATCAACCCATGTCCGTCCAAAAATTAGATTGTTGACCTTTGTGAGGGGTGGTACTAGATCTAAAACCACACCGTCTCTTTTAAGCTTCACTTGTGTTCTGCAAAGGAGcaaatgaatttgaatttataaatttctcAAATACTCAAACTTAATCAAATGAAACATCAAAGTATACTAAAATAAactgctaaataaggaaaaaaaaaacctagtTAGCTATGATAAAGCCCCTTATGAGCATGACACATGTTTTCCTTGCTTCGCTGAAAGAAGGCATTACACCAATTGTGCGAAAAGGGGAATTAAGGGAAAAGGAAATGTTATGTGCTGAGTGGAAAATGTGAGGAAAGCTAGTTTACCTTGTTTAGAGATGGGGAAGATGTGTGGGGAAAGAAAACTGAAGGGATCCAATACAAAAAATTTTCTTCATCCCAATAAATGTAACTTCTCTATTTTGGATAAAGTTAGTTATTTCCTTTGCAAACATTTATTCTCCAAAACTAAACATAAAAAAATGCAGTCTCCAAAGTTTTCTCAACGTTTTCCCCTTACATTTTCCTTCTATCCAAACAAAATAGGGGAATACCTTAAGTTTTAAGACAAAGGCTATGGCAAACTCTCCCTCCACTTCCCCATCCCCACCAATGCTTACCCTTGGCCTAAGGCTATAAACAAACCAAGATGAACTTAAAAAAGTTCAGGCTTGGTTCCTTAAAATCTTTTCGGCCCTTTTTCCAAGTCAAATATCAATAAACTCAAGTTTGACTCATTAAGAAACGAGTCAAACTAGGCATTCAATTTTAAGACAAAGGCAAAACTGTTACGAAGGCTACTGCAACCCCCCTCCCCCAACCAAGGTTATCCTTTTTGTCTAAGGGTGTAAACAAGCTGACTTGAGCCCAGTTTTAAAAAGCTCCTACATGATTTGTTAAAAATTTTTCGAGCTCAGCACATTTCATAAACGAGTTAATATACTTCAGAATAactttaaaactaaataattttaggtAACCAAGTCGTTCACAAGCGGACTTGCGaatctattaaataattaagattGTGAACCCTAACAAGCCAAAGATCAACAAGCTCAAAGCTCATTTATTAAACAATCTTGAAAATTAAGCTCAAGTTTGGTTCATTAGAAAATGAATTAGCCAAACTGAGGTTTTATCCATTTGAGCATCAAATAGCTCGCAAGTAGTTTTGTTCATTTACAACCCTAACATAAGAGCAAATTCTGCCTTGATCGCATTAAGCATCTAAGGAGACAACAATGGAGCactaaaaccttaaaacatacaatataatatgaaaaacaaacaatgaaaattttcaatgtAGACATTACCTTCCAACTGGATAAACATCAAGCGAGTTTCCTAGAAATTTAGTTTTTAACTTCGATGTCACATCATAAGTAAAATGCTCATTTTCAGCATGGCCAGCACTCATTGGGGGATGATGACTCACCTGATATAAAAGTATGGTCAGAGAATCAACATGGCAAGCAACATAAACAAGAAACAAACTGAAATGAAAACATCTTTCGACTAGTGAGCTTCTGTAAAATAAAGCTAGACACAAAATCACTTCAAAAGTTTGGATGGAACAAAACGGAAAGGAGAAAGAAAGAGGCTTTTTAGGCACATCTTACAATTGCAAGAATGCAACATAGCACTTATTGGAAATAAAATGAGAGAGTATTATTTAAGATGGTTTAATAATGGTCAATAGAGTGCCAAATGCCCCGGTATGAAGTGCGATAAGTTAGTAAGAGAAGAAGTGAGAAAGGAAAGGAAGAGACCTTAGATGATGCAAAAAGCAATATCAAAAGATTTTCAAGCCTTGAATATTAGTGAGAACTTAATGTCTAGCTGAATAGCAATAAAGGATCCATCTAATTGACCCTAAATAGTTTAGAATTAGTGTGGATATTGCAATTGCAGAAGTACATTTAAGAAATAAAGCAAAGATAGGAATGGAGCAGGTCCTACTTCAAGGGGGAAAAAAAAGTTGAAGACTCACCTGCTCTGCAATAAATGTAATACCACCATGATTAACCATTTCATAAGTCTCTCCAAGAATGGGATTAAAAGGCTTCCATGTTCGTTGGTAGGCATAGTAAACAGAAATAGCCCATGATGCTGCACCAGCAACATAACTTCACTTCATTACCCAACAATACTTGAATGAACCTTGTAAAATTTTAATGCAAAAGTATAATACTCACAAGCATACACCAAACGCATGTAAGGATCCTCGCATTCGTCTGCTTGATCCAACAAGTAGGAGTATTCCATCAACTGTAAGGGGCagacataattttttaaaaatgatgtGCATTATACTAAAGTGAGCATCTCATACAATCATAAAATGCAGGGGGAGAGGCACAAACCTCAGCTATTTTTTGAATCATGGTCATTGGCTCGAAAATTAGGACAGGAAGTGTCACCATGGATGTAACATCAGAACCTATGTATTTGTGCATCATTTTCCAATAGCTATCTCGTTCCTATGTAGAATGATACCAAGAAATGAAACATATCACTTgcttaaaaaaaatgatgaatGAGATGATGAATAGCATCCTGTCGGGTGCATAAGCCAGCGCAGGACTTCAACgggagaaaaaaaggaaaaaaaaatattgaggtTGAGGCTTAACAGAAGGTGGCATACCTCCTGCTTCCATCTTCCTCTCTGAGCCTCCTCCTCTGCATCATCTTTGCCACCTTCTGGATTTATGACTTCTACACCTTCATAACCAAGTAAGCTGGAGACATTGAGAACAAATATGTACCCATCAAGTCGAGGACATTAAACATAGAAAATCCAGGAAGTgaattcaaaaactcaacacaCTAGTTAAATGGATAAATAAATCGCGATTAAATTGAGCTatcaaactaaattattttctcACAAGACAAAAATTTAacgaagaaaaaagaaaaaactggaGTTACCCATTAACAGATCTATGCATAGCGTTGCCAAACATGGTCAAGCCAGAGGTCATGGCCGCAAAAAACCCTTTACTTTGATTGTTATCAGGAGTACCCATCTCTGTGTATAACCCTGGCTGGTTTTCTTGATTCTGAATTTCAGTCCTCAACTCAATTCCTCGACGGAAGATCCAACAGGTCAAGACAGCTCTTCACAATCGCAGCAATTCAACGAGGAATATACTTATTATATAtatgcagagagagagagagagagagagattgaaTTGGAGCAATAAGTAGTTGATAACTGTGGAATGCCAGAGGGGGACAAGACGAACTTCGAAATTGGTCGTGCTTTAGTAGGAGGGATTTTGATGGATgttcaatttattttacttttaatttttttctaaaatattttataaattttatgtttaagttttttaattaaaaattttaaaattcaaaggaTTAAacttatttacttttaaattaattaataatttaatatatttatttcaagATCAATAAATTAACTTACATAATTTTCAAactaaatcaatttgattttttaatttataattaattaatgataaatttaataatattttcaatattattttattaataaaataaaaacccacaaattaaattatttttttgtttaaaatgggtaaaatttattaaatttcagtGATTATTTTCCATATTTCCCTCTATGTAAAACATTCCCCCattctctttattattattttttctttagctTAActatttcattatttacttttggTAAGTTCAATGAATTAtgatgaaatatatatttacaccTTTTAGTTCTTTTAGATGAAAccatttaatacttaaaatatgattttattatataatttttaaatttatagaaattataataactaaatataaattaattatattattaaaaataattttatttattatcaattaCAATCTAAATTTTACTGACTgtattataaattttcataaaataataaaattactctTTTCTCACTTCatcaatatataaattgaaagtgcaaataataaaattgaaagtACGTTTagcaatatatattattaatttttctattattatctcactttaaaaattttaaaatataattttattttttatatgtacacttattagtttttattttatttaatattaatatgtgaAAAAAGCATTACCATCTAAAGGCTATTTtagctaaattatttaaaaaaaacttttatttattaatttagattaataaattttaaacataaTATGTGACACGAAGATAATACATATTGATTTTGGGCatgttaatttcaatttttttttatttataatatcaaataaatgtAATTTCTCAACACTATAACAATTatcattaagaaaaaaaaaaaaccctttaAGGCATCTCTCAAAATAAATGTGGTTTactttattttgtaaaataatattattgattaAAGAAGTACTATAACTATTTCATTAAT
The Manihot esculenta cultivar AM560-2 chromosome 1, M.esculenta_v8, whole genome shotgun sequence genome window above contains:
- the LOC110623016 gene encoding oxysterol-binding protein-related protein 3C; the protein is MGTPDNNQSKGFFAAMTSGLTMFGNAMHRSVNGLLGYEGVEVINPEGGKDDAEEEAQRGRWKQEERDSYWKMMHKYIGSDVTSMVTLPVLIFEPMTMIQKIAELMEYSYLLDQADECEDPYMRLVYASSWAISVYYAYQRTWKPFNPILGETYEMVNHGGITFIAEQVSHHPPMSAGHAENEHFTYDVTSKLKTKFLGNSLDVYPVGRTQVKLKRDGVVLDLVPPLTKVNNLIFGRTWVDSPGEMIMTNLTTGDKVVLYFQPCGWFGAGRYEVDGYVYNAAEEPKILMTGKWNESMSYQPCDMEGEPLPGSELKEVWHVADAPANDKFQYTYFAHKINSFDTAPRKLLASDSRLRPDRLALEKGDLSKAGSGKSSLEERQRAEKREREAKGHKFAPRWFDMTDEVTPTPWGDLEVYQYNGKYAEHRAVVDNSDSIVEVDVQSIEFNPWQYSNLSTE